The Silvanigrella paludirubra genome includes a window with the following:
- a CDS encoding HAD family hydrolase — MKNKQELSKPIQKSSELKRIRNKITISGDWWNGKTHVLLDMDGTLIDQPGALFHNLFALGVLFRMRSFGSISQLIKAAQKTKEILLSSHSFSSNEDAFFETLATELNTNRLKIERFMSKFFDSDYPFICLFLHSDPYARKLVDLLHTSNRHITLATNAVFGRREIELRLKASDLYLHDFDLVTSWDVMKSTKPHKNFFNETLKKIGTTPERTIMIGNDPYYDLPAHTLGIQTLLVGNKLSLKDIVDSLEENIRQNSKA; from the coding sequence ATGAAAAATAAACAAGAACTTTCTAAACCTATTCAAAAAAGTTCAGAGTTAAAACGAATTCGTAATAAAATTACAATTTCTGGTGATTGGTGGAATGGTAAAACACATGTTCTTCTTGATATGGATGGAACATTAATTGATCAACCTGGTGCTTTATTTCATAATTTATTTGCCCTCGGTGTTTTATTCAGAATGCGAAGTTTTGGATCTATCTCTCAATTAATAAAAGCAGCTCAAAAAACAAAAGAAATTTTACTTTCATCTCATTCTTTTTCTTCAAATGAAGATGCTTTTTTTGAAACTCTTGCAACTGAGTTAAATACAAATAGATTAAAAATTGAAAGATTTATGTCTAAATTTTTTGATTCAGATTATCCATTTATTTGTTTATTTCTTCATTCAGACCCATATGCAAGAAAATTAGTTGATCTTTTACATACAAGTAATAGGCATATAACACTAGCAACCAACGCTGTATTCGGCAGAAGAGAAATTGAATTAAGATTAAAAGCAAGTGATTTGTATTTACATGATTTCGATCTTGTTACTTCATGGGATGTAATGAAAAGCACCAAACCCCATAAAAACTTTTTTAATGAAACTTTAAAAAAAATTGGAACAACTCCAGAAAGAACCATTATGATAGGAAATGATCCCTATTATGATCTCCCTGCTCACACCTTAGGTATCCAAACTCTTTTAGTAGGAAATAAATTAAGTTTAAAAGATATAGTAGATTCTTTAGAAGAAAATATCAGGCAAAACTCAAAGGCATAA
- a CDS encoding RCC1 domain-containing protein yields MKQNVLRKINLICFYNFKYFLAIISLFIITGCNQLYDLTDPSIPLQASAFNSLDELVNYSASLGYVPSYTTNGREYGLISGADVGTCVVMKNGKIKCWGNNSFGALGNGTTVDSYTPVTASILPVTTVSSSGDFAVAVSAAYQTTCAYFKSGFKCWGSNTVGQFGTGSVTGTAVLTPTTVTNISGKNLKSFAVGDSHACALYTDNTIGCWGDNTQGQLGDGTNTARLSGIYPSLPATDKAVSYLSCSDAMTCAITTSGKGYCWGNALSGGGGYRGFLLSTSPTLLSNGSTSVSSGDGDHMCFINPNQSMSCYGSNGSGQLGNSSITNSTTLVGVSNISGASMNVGGDSHTCAVTNDYSSVYCWGDNNYGQLGNASGLTQITAATTPVSGFPSGTKIVDISASDKNTCALLSNDDVYCWGSNQGSSGAYLGVAAAQGTKFNTAVKVLNRADP; encoded by the coding sequence ATGAAACAAAATGTATTAAGAAAAATAAATTTAATTTGTTTTTATAATTTTAAATATTTTTTAGCTATAATTTCTTTATTTATAATAACAGGATGTAATCAACTTTATGATTTAACTGATCCCTCTATTCCTTTACAGGCTTCAGCTTTCAATTCATTAGATGAACTTGTAAATTACTCGGCCTCTTTAGGATATGTACCTTCTTATACAACAAATGGCCGTGAATATGGCCTTATTAGTGGTGCCGATGTTGGTACTTGTGTTGTTATGAAAAATGGTAAAATCAAATGTTGGGGAAATAATTCATTTGGTGCATTAGGTAATGGAACAACTGTAGATTCATACACTCCTGTAACAGCTTCTATTCTTCCAGTAACAACTGTATCAAGCTCAGGTGATTTTGCTGTTGCCGTATCCGCTGCTTACCAAACTACATGCGCTTATTTTAAAAGCGGTTTTAAATGTTGGGGGAGCAATACAGTTGGGCAATTTGGAACAGGTAGTGTAACAGGAACAGCTGTATTAACGCCAACAACAGTAACAAATATTTCTGGTAAAAACCTAAAAAGTTTTGCTGTTGGAGATTCTCATGCCTGTGCTTTATACACTGATAATACGATTGGTTGTTGGGGTGATAATACACAAGGTCAATTGGGTGATGGTACGAATACAGCTAGGTTATCTGGAATTTACCCAAGTTTACCAGCAACTGATAAAGCAGTGTCCTATCTATCCTGCTCAGATGCAATGACCTGTGCAATTACAACATCTGGAAAAGGATATTGCTGGGGAAACGCATTAAGCGGCGGCGGAGGTTATAGAGGTTTTTTATTGTCAACATCACCAACATTATTATCAAATGGCTCTACGTCGGTTTCAAGTGGGGATGGAGACCATATGTGTTTTATAAATCCAAACCAATCAATGAGCTGTTATGGATCAAATGGTTCAGGTCAGTTAGGAAATAGTTCAATCACAAATTCAACGACTTTGGTTGGTGTTTCAAATATTTCTGGAGCAAGTATGAATGTGGGAGGAGATAGTCATACATGTGCTGTAACAAATGACTATTCTTCGGTTTATTGTTGGGGAGATAATAACTATGGACAGCTTGGTAATGCTTCGGGATTAACTCAGATTACAGCAGCAACAACACCAGTTTCAGGTTTTCCTTCAGGTACTAAAATTGTAGATATATCCGCCTCTGATAAAAATACTTGTGCTTTATTAAGCAATGATGATGTTTACTGTTGGGGAAGTAATCAAGGATCTAGCGGTGCTTATCTTGGTGTAGCAGCTGCCCAAGGGACAAAGTTTAATACAGCAGTTAAAGTGTTAAACAGAGCAGATCCTTAA
- the pal gene encoding peptidoglycan-associated lipoprotein Pal, giving the protein MNFSKVILASSALSLAFFAASCSSTKKAEQPAEQPKPVEVSSEPAAKVATQNPETAGEFKTVYFDFNKFDIRGDQKEVANQIAEHLKAAPTVQVQIQGNTDDRGSTEYNMALGQKRAQALKNYLIANGVQNTIETISYGKERPAVAGNDEEAWSKNRRDDVVKMK; this is encoded by the coding sequence ATGAATTTTTCTAAAGTTATTCTTGCATCATCTGCGCTTTCTTTAGCATTTTTTGCAGCAAGTTGCTCAAGTACAAAAAAAGCAGAACAGCCAGCAGAACAACCAAAGCCAGTAGAAGTATCTTCTGAACCAGCAGCAAAAGTAGCAACTCAAAATCCTGAAACAGCTGGTGAGTTTAAAACTGTATATTTTGACTTTAACAAATTCGATATTCGTGGTGACCAAAAAGAAGTAGCAAATCAAATTGCTGAGCACTTAAAGGCTGCTCCAACTGTACAAGTTCAAATTCAAGGTAACACAGATGATCGCGGTTCTACTGAGTATAACATGGCTCTTGGACAAAAACGTGCTCAAGCGCTTAAAAACTATTTAATCGCAAACGGTGTTCAAAATACAATTGAAACTATCAGCTACGGTAAAGAGCGTCCTGCTGTTGCTGGAAATGATGAAGAAGCTTGGTCTAAAAATCGTCGTGATGATGTTGTTAAAATGAAATAA
- a CDS encoding 50S ribosomal protein L25 yields MTLENIVIRAKLRGDASKGTVRKLRHSGLVPGILYKKGVSTKIEISVSDLPKGHTRSSVLKLVLDGVEKTVLMREVQVNPLNDKPIHFDFQEVEPNDLIRTHVPLNFIGLTREQEKEGSFSIRTRYLEVKAPLSKLPKQIDVDVSGLKAEQSIQLHDITLGEGIVVRTGKGQNLALASLVKL; encoded by the coding sequence ATGACATTAGAAAACATTGTAATCCGCGCTAAATTACGCGGAGATGCATCTAAAGGAACCGTTCGCAAGCTACGCCATAGCGGGCTTGTACCTGGAATCCTTTACAAAAAGGGTGTTTCAACAAAAATTGAAATCTCTGTTTCCGACCTTCCAAAAGGCCACACTCGTTCTAGCGTTTTAAAACTCGTTCTTGACGGCGTTGAAAAAACAGTTCTTATGCGTGAAGTTCAAGTAAACCCACTCAACGACAAGCCAATTCACTTTGACTTTCAAGAAGTAGAGCCTAATGACCTCATTCGTACACACGTTCCTTTAAACTTTATTGGTTTAACACGTGAGCAAGAAAAAGAAGGTTCATTCAGTATCCGTACTCGTTACCTTGAAGTAAAAGCTCCACTTTCTAAGCTACCAAAACAAATTGATGTTGACGTAAGTGGTTTAAAAGCAGAACAATCTATCCAACTTCATGATATTACTCTTGGAGAAGGCATTGTTGTTCGTACTGGTAAAGGCCAAAACCTTGCTCTTGCTTCTCTTGTGAAGCTCTAA
- the pth gene encoding aminoacyl-tRNA hydrolase — protein MFILVGLGNPGSNYENTRHNIGFMLVDQIAAESGVFLSQNRFGALTARTRWQGHDVFLMKPQEYMNLSGNSVQQALSFFKIDEEELIVIFDDLDQAPGAVKTRLGGGHGGHNGIRDILDKLSSDKFYRVKIGIGKPEHKGATANWVLGKFTNSETEFLEKESFPLAKTRLLETMKQILKKKNK, from the coding sequence GTGTTTATCCTTGTTGGCCTGGGTAATCCTGGGAGCAATTACGAAAATACAAGACATAACATCGGATTCATGCTTGTCGATCAAATCGCAGCAGAATCCGGTGTTTTTTTGTCTCAAAATAGATTTGGCGCGCTTACTGCCCGTACAAGATGGCAGGGTCATGATGTTTTTCTAATGAAACCGCAGGAATACATGAACCTATCAGGCAACAGTGTGCAACAAGCCCTTTCTTTTTTTAAAATAGACGAAGAAGAACTTATCGTTATATTTGATGACTTAGATCAAGCTCCAGGGGCCGTTAAAACGCGTCTAGGAGGCGGTCATGGCGGCCATAATGGTATCCGTGATATTTTGGATAAACTAAGCTCAGACAAGTTTTATCGTGTAAAAATTGGAATTGGTAAGCCTGAACATAAGGGTGCTACTGCAAACTGGGTTTTAGGGAAGTTCACAAATTCAGAAACTGAGTTTTTAGAAAAAGAAAGCTTTCCGCTAGCAAAAACACGCCTACTTGAAACCATGAAACAAATATTAAAAAAGAAAAACAAATAA
- a CDS encoding riboflavin synthase, whose protein sequence is MFTGIVQDIGIVEFIYRNENSIRMAISSDLDKCHMALGASISCNGCCLTVVEFFQNSNKNVFVVDVGYQSLALTNFDKMIVGSRINLEPALRVGDALGGHHMTGHIDYLAKINEFYKISDEFWKLVISIPKQYSKWMVPKGSIGIAGISLTIAGITLEKNEDSLIEIMIIPHTYLKTNLQFCASQMSIEIEFDQSVKAIASIVESMLPNYIQARK, encoded by the coding sequence ATGTTTACTGGAATTGTGCAAGATATTGGTATTGTAGAATTTATATATCGCAATGAAAACTCGATAAGAATGGCAATATCTTCTGATCTAGATAAATGCCATATGGCTTTAGGGGCAAGTATATCTTGCAATGGTTGTTGTTTAACAGTGGTTGAATTTTTTCAAAATTCAAATAAAAATGTTTTTGTCGTTGATGTTGGATATCAAAGTCTTGCCTTAACAAACTTTGATAAAATGATTGTTGGTTCTCGTATAAATTTAGAGCCTGCTTTGCGTGTTGGTGATGCTCTTGGAGGACATCATATGACAGGGCATATAGACTATTTGGCAAAAATAAATGAATTTTACAAAATAAGTGATGAGTTTTGGAAATTGGTAATATCTATTCCAAAGCAATATTCTAAATGGATGGTTCCAAAAGGAAGTATTGGGATTGCTGGAATAAGTTTAACAATTGCTGGGATTACTTTAGAAAAAAATGAAGATTCTCTTATTGAAATTATGATTATACCACATACATATCTAAAAACAAATTTGCAGTTTTGCGCCTCACAAATGAGCATTGAAATTGAATTCGATCAATCTGTCAAAGCTATTGCTTCTATAGTCGAATCTATGTTACCTAATTATATTCAGGCTCGTAAATAA
- the nrdR gene encoding transcriptional regulator NrdR, with protein sequence MKCLQCQNPESKVLESRESRDGRTVRRRRECVSCGYRFTTFERSEEQPLYIIKRDGTRELFSREKLLKSMGIACQKRSVSTKSLDAICDWVESVCHSSEEREITTQKIGELVLEALLKLDPVAYVRFASVYRAFSSPDDFVIELKLLIERAQKNNFNLDLEKEN encoded by the coding sequence ATGAAGTGTCTTCAATGCCAAAACCCTGAAAGCAAAGTGCTTGAAAGTCGCGAAAGTCGTGATGGGAGGACGGTTCGAAGAAGAAGAGAGTGCGTAAGTTGTGGGTATCGATTTACAACGTTCGAGCGCTCGGAAGAACAACCTCTCTATATTATTAAACGAGATGGAACTCGTGAGCTTTTTAGTAGAGAAAAACTATTAAAAAGCATGGGAATAGCTTGTCAAAAAAGATCAGTTAGTACAAAAAGCCTCGATGCCATATGTGATTGGGTTGAAAGTGTTTGCCATTCCTCAGAAGAACGAGAAATTACAACCCAGAAAATTGGGGAGCTTGTTCTTGAAGCTCTTTTAAAGCTGGATCCTGTAGCTTATGTCCGTTTTGCATCCGTATATCGAGCTTTTTCAAGTCCCGATGATTTTGTTATTGAATTAAAATTATTAATTGAAAGAGCGCAAAAAAATAATTTTAATTTGGATCTTGAAAAAGAAAATTGA
- the glyA gene encoding serine hydroxymethyltransferase, translated as MNHFLSFDRTDLLKSDPEIANLLAKESHRLNDGLELIASENVASPAVLAALSSVLSNKYAEGYPGRRYYGGCEFNDQVEQIAIDRIKKLYGAEHANVQPHSGAQANQAVFLAFLKPGETFLGMSLPHGGHLTHGSPVNISGLYYKAESYGVDANGFIDYEELAKKARECKPKLIIAGASAYPRVIDFAKFRQVADEVGALLMVDMAHIAGLVAGGQHQSPVPFADFVTTTTHKTLRGPRGGVILCKEKYAKAIDKAIFPGLQGGPLMHVIGAKAVAFGEALNPSFKLYAEQIVVNARVLAETLLSNGIHLVSGGTDNHLILIDLKESPLSGKDAEERLAKIDITVNKNSVPNDPRKPMVTSGIRIGTPAVTTRGLVAEDMKILGEAIAFALKNDDSLLEKAKEKVSSLCKKYPLYNGALLNKGYVSPY; from the coding sequence ATGAATCATTTTCTTTCTTTTGATCGCACTGATTTATTAAAATCAGATCCTGAAATTGCTAATTTGTTGGCTAAAGAGAGTCATCGTTTGAATGATGGCTTAGAATTAATTGCTTCTGAAAACGTAGCAAGTCCTGCTGTATTAGCTGCTTTAAGCAGTGTTTTATCAAATAAATATGCAGAAGGTTATCCAGGCCGTCGTTATTATGGTGGTTGTGAGTTTAATGATCAGGTAGAGCAAATTGCTATAGATCGTATTAAAAAACTTTATGGTGCAGAGCATGCAAATGTGCAGCCTCATAGTGGAGCTCAAGCAAATCAAGCCGTATTTTTAGCGTTTTTAAAACCTGGCGAGACTTTTTTAGGTATGAGTTTACCTCATGGTGGTCATTTAACACATGGCTCTCCAGTAAATATCTCAGGTCTTTATTATAAAGCGGAATCTTATGGGGTCGATGCAAATGGTTTTATCGACTACGAAGAGCTTGCTAAAAAAGCTCGTGAATGCAAACCAAAATTAATTATTGCGGGAGCAAGTGCATATCCTAGAGTGATCGATTTCGCTAAATTTCGCCAAGTAGCAGATGAAGTGGGAGCGCTCTTAATGGTCGATATGGCTCATATCGCAGGATTAGTTGCAGGAGGACAGCATCAAAGTCCTGTTCCTTTTGCCGATTTTGTTACAACGACAACCCACAAAACTCTTAGAGGTCCAAGAGGTGGAGTGATTCTTTGTAAAGAAAAATATGCAAAAGCAATTGATAAAGCTATTTTTCCAGGATTGCAGGGCGGTCCTTTAATGCATGTGATTGGAGCTAAAGCGGTTGCTTTTGGAGAAGCTTTAAATCCTTCATTTAAGTTATATGCAGAACAAATTGTTGTGAATGCTAGAGTATTAGCAGAGACATTATTATCAAATGGAATTCATCTTGTTTCTGGCGGAACGGACAATCATTTAATTCTAATCGATCTTAAAGAATCACCGCTCAGCGGAAAAGATGCAGAAGAGCGTCTTGCTAAAATTGATATTACTGTGAATAAGAATAGTGTACCAAACGATCCACGCAAACCTATGGTAACAAGTGGGATTCGAATTGGAACACCAGCTGTAACGACTCGTGGTCTTGTTGCTGAAGATATGAAGATTTTAGGAGAAGCGATAGCTTTTGCACTAAAAAACGATGATTCTCTTCTTGAAAAAGCAAAAGAAAAGGTTTCATCTTTGTGCAAAAAGTACCCGCTTTACAATGGAGCTCTTCTCAACAAAGGTTATGTTTCCCCTTATTAG
- the rpiB gene encoding ribose 5-phosphate isomerase B, with amino-acid sequence MKIAIAADHAGRELKSYVIDFLTLTNHQVLDYGVAADSSASVDYPDYADIVASEVSTGRCDRGILICGTGIGMCITANKFPGVRAAVVNDEFTARMSRAHNDSNIMCLGSRIVNYQRAIDFVKIWLAAECEEGRHRSRIGKVTAIEKRLSQ; translated from the coding sequence ATGAAAATAGCAATTGCAGCAGATCATGCTGGTAGAGAATTGAAAAGTTATGTTATCGATTTTTTAACTCTGACTAACCATCAGGTTCTTGATTATGGCGTTGCAGCAGATTCTTCAGCATCTGTAGATTATCCAGATTATGCAGATATCGTAGCTTCAGAGGTTTCAACAGGAAGATGCGATAGAGGAATTTTAATATGTGGAACTGGAATTGGAATGTGCATTACTGCCAATAAGTTTCCTGGTGTTAGAGCGGCTGTTGTCAACGATGAATTTACAGCTCGCATGAGTAGAGCACATAATGATTCAAATATTATGTGCTTAGGTTCAAGAATCGTAAATTATCAACGTGCCATCGATTTTGTTAAAATTTGGCTAGCCGCTGAGTGTGAAGAAGGCCGCCATAGAAGTCGAATTGGTAAGGTAACAGCTATAGAAAAGAGGCTTTCACAATGA
- the acpP gene encoding acyl carrier protein has translation MDTQLDAKQMEMKLIKIVAEKLNIEEKNITTASRFQEDLGADSLDIVELLMEIEEVFGVNISDEESERLKTVGDAVKFIVAKL, from the coding sequence ATGGATACGCAGCTTGACGCAAAGCAAATGGAAATGAAACTTATTAAGATCGTAGCGGAAAAGTTGAATATAGAGGAAAAAAATATAACAACAGCTTCACGCTTTCAAGAGGATCTTGGTGCAGATTCACTTGATATTGTTGAGCTTCTAATGGAAATCGAAGAAGTATTTGGTGTAAATATTTCTGACGAAGAGTCTGAACGTCTTAAAACAGTTGGCGATGCTGTAAAATTCATCGTTGCAAAGCTTTAA